Below is a window of Enterobacter kobei DNA.
AACCCGCCGCGGGCCTTACGGATGCGGAAACCGAGTATATCGCCGGGGTGTTCCGGGCGCTTGCGGGCAAGCACTCGCTGATGGTGGTGGAGCATGATATGGGCTTTGTGGAAACCATTGCCGATCATGTGACCGTGCTGCATCAGGGGCAGGTACTGGCAGAAGGCTCGCTCGCGCAGGTGCAGGCGAACGAGCAGGTTATCGACGTTTATCTGGGGCGCTGATCATGTTGCAGATTAAAGACTTACAACAGTATTACGGCGGCAGTCATATTCTGCGCGGCTTATCGTTCGACACCCCGCCGGGCGAGATCACCTGTTTACTGGGGCGCAATGGCGTGGGGAAAACCACGCTGCTGAAATGCCTGATGGGGCTGATCCCGGCGAAATCCGGCACCATCCACTGGCAGGGCACGCTGATTAATAACGCGAAGCCGCACCAGCGCGTGCAGCAGGGGATTGCCTATGTGCCGCAGGGACGGGAGATTTTTCCGCGCCTGACGGTGGAAGAAAACCTGCTGATGGGGCTGTCGCGCTTTTCCGGCCGCGATGCGAAAAGCGTACCGGATGAGATCTACACGCTGTTCCCGGTACTGCGGGAAATGAAGCAGCGGCGGGGCGGCGATCTTTCCGGCGGTCAGCAACAGCAACTGGCGATTGGCCGTGCGCTGGCGTGTCGGCCACAACTGTTGATCCTTGATGAGCCAACCGAGGGGATCCAGCCGTCGGTGATCAAGGAGATCGGCGCGGTGATCCGCGGGCTGGCGAACCGGGGTGATATGGCGATTTTGCTGGTGGAGCAGTTTTACGATTTTGCCGCCGAGCTGGCGGATAATTATCTGGTGATGTCGCGCGGGGCGATTGTTCAGGCAGGGAAAGGGCATGAAATGGAGGCGCAGGGGGTGCGGCATCTGGTGGCGATTTAGTGTTGTGCTGGAGGTTGCCCGGCGGCGCGTTGCTTGCCGGGCCTACGGCTGAAACCTGTAGGCCGGGTAAGCGGTAGCGCCACCCGGCAAAACAGTCACATCACAAGGTCGCATTTCCGGCATGCAACCCCGGCACCAGGATCACCTTGCGGCACTCCTCCTGGCGTTTTTCGAAGATCTCATAGCCGCGCGCGGCATCTTCCAGCGGCATATGGTGGGTGACGATCTCTTCCGGCGTCAGATGGCCTTTTTCAATCAGCGCAAGCAGATCCGGCAGGTACGCATGGACGTGCGTCTGACCCATTTTAAAGGTCAGGCCTTTGTCGAACGCATCGCCGAACATAAAGGCGTGAATGAAACCGGCGTAAACGCCCGGCACGCTGAGCACGCCGCCGCGACGTACCGCCGCGATACCCTGACGCAACACTTTACCGCTGCTGCCTTCCAGCTTCAGGTTACTCAGTACCGTTTCGGTCAGGCTGCCTTTCGCTTCAAAGCCCACGGCGTCGATCACTGCATCCACGCCACGATGACCCGCGGTATGCTCAATGATGTAGGCCGCCGGATCGTCGTTGTCGTCAAAGTTGATCGGCACGATACCGTAACGCTGTTTGGCAAACTCCAGCCGGTAGTCGTTATGGTCGATCATAAAGATCAGCTCCGCACCCATCAGGCGGGCGCAGGCCGCGCTCAGTAAACCCACCGGACCCGCGCCGAAGATCGCCACGCTGGAGCCTTGCTTGATATCCGCGTTTTTCACCGCCTGCCAGGCGGTGGGCAGAATATCTGACAGGAACAGCACTTTTTCGTCCGGCAGGGTATCCGGTACTTTGAACGGGCCGACGTTGGCTTTCGGTACGCGCACGTACTCAGCCTGACCGCCGGGAACACCACCGTAGAGTTTACTGTAGCCAAACAGCGCGGCGGGCGGCGTAATCGACTTCCGGTTTAAGGTCGCGCCGCCGCCACTGTTGGTGTTTTCACACGCGGAATACTGGTGCATATGACAGAAAAAGCAGTCACCGCAGGCGATGACAAAGGGGATCACTACGCGATCGCCTTTCGCGACAGCGTGCACATCTTTCCCCGTCTCGACCACTTCCCCCATAAATTCATGACCAAAAATATCGCCATGATCGGTGCCGGGGATCTTCCCGCGATAGAGGTGAAGATCCGAGCCGCAGATGGCGGTGGCGGTAACGCGCAGGATAATGTCATCTGCTGCTTCGATACTCGGATCGGGCATGGTATCGACACTGACTTTATGCGGGCCGTGATAGGTAAGTGCTTTCATTGTGCTTAGCTCCGGTATCGTAATCGCGTGTTAAACAGAAACTCCGTCAGACCTTGCTGTTACAGCGTGCCGGTACCGCCATCGGAGCACCATACCTGACCTGAACTGTAGCTGTTTTCATTGGATGCCAGCGTCACATAGATAGTGGCGATCTCGGCAGGCTGCCCCGGACGACCCAGCGGTGCAGAGGCACCAAACTGCTCCAGTTTTTCCTGAGGCTGGCCGCCACAGGCCTGCAATACCGTCCAGTATGGCCCCGGTGCCACCGCGTTCACGCGGATGCCTTCTTCCGCCAGCTGTTGCGCCAGGGATTTAGTAAAGGCGGCAATGGACGCTTTAGTCTGGGCATAGTCCAGCAGCGTCGGGCTTGGCTGGTAAGCCTGTACGGATGAGGTGTTGATGATCGACGCGCCGCGTGGCAGATAATCCAGCGCCGCTTTGGTGATCCAGAACATCGCATAGACGTTGGTTTTAAAGGTGGCGTCAAAATCTTCGGTGGACAGCTCGCGGATATGGTTGCGGAACTGCTGACGACCGGCGTTGTTCACCAGAAGATCCAGCCCGCCCAGCTCTTCAGCCGCCTGTTTGACCAGTTGCTGACAGAATGATTCGTCGCGAATATCACCCGGAATCGCGACCGCTTTGCGCCCTGCGGCACGAATAAGCTCAATCACCTCACGGGCATCTTCTTCTTCCGCGGGCAGATAGTTAATGGCCACATCTGCGCCTTCGCGGGCATAGGCAATCGCCACCGCGCGGCCAATACCGGAGTCACCGCCGGTGATCAGGGCTTTTCTGCCCTCCAGACGACCGCTGCCTTTATAGGAGGTTTCGCCGTGATCGGGGCGGGGATTCATTTTACAGGCCAGGCCAGGGAAGGGTTGATGCTGACGTTCAAACGGGGGTACCGGATAGCTATCTGCTGGGTTGGAGATACCTGCGGTCGTAACGTTTTTATTGCTCATACTGCGCTCCTTCTGTGTGCCTTTGGGTCTATTAAGCATAGAGCATCAGCGGGAAATGCCAGGTTTCTCGGACTTTTGCACATAAAAAGTTGCTTAAAAGGCATTTACCGCTTCGTTTCGCCACCCTGGAAAAATCTGCAAGTGCCGACCTTACCTTGCGCTATGCCGGAAGGTGCCAAATACTTAGAGTATTAAACGATCGTTTGCTGTCCCTGTTTACCGGTATGTCCGGGTGCAGCGACAAGCGATGATACAAGTGAGGATGTAGTGACAGACACTTACAACAATGCTTCTGGCAGCGATACATCAACGCCTGCATTAACCCTCTCAAGCGGAGAGGAGATGCTGGGAACGGTGGTGATGGAAATGCTGCAATCCGGGCAGGAAATCAACAGGCATAGCCTGTGTGTTAAACTTGCCGCGAAGATTGACCTTTCGACCGATCCGGCGCTTGAGGCGCAAATCAGTGAATTGATTGGGCTTGTGTTAAAGAAAGGTTAATGAAACCGGGATATATCCTTCAAAACTATATCTTTCCGGCGCAGACATAGCCATACTCACCGGGTTACACCGTGCCTAACGGTAACAATAATGAGAGGCTCAATGAGCAAGAATGATAAGGAAAGACTGGTAGATACCATCATGGGAGAAGCGGTACTCCACCTTCTCGAAAATGATGACAACGTTTCCTTTGATGCGCTTATCGGCCAGTTACAGGAAAATTTACAGAGTGAAACCGACCGGGAAAAGCGGGATGCTTACCGGACTGCCATTAACGGTGTTCACCAGTTCAGGGCCTTGCAGACCAAAACCGTCAGCACGCCTGGATCGTTAAAACAGAGTTTGCGCACCACGCTGGCGCAAAATAGCCCCTCTATCACCAAGCATTAATTCGTACCTCTGCTTAACCTTCGGGTAAGCAGAGTCGCCCTTCTAATCAGACTTGCTCTGGCATGTTCCATCGATGCTCCTGTGACTTTGATCGTGGCCTGTGAGCCATAGAAGACCACATTCCTCAAGTATCGAGAGTGAAATTGAAACAACATGAACAGATATGTCTTGAAAACATTCAAGAGGCTATCGGCGAGGCTGCGACTCATCTTATGAGTATTGGTCATGCCATCGATGCCGAAAACATCGTCATGGTATTACGTGCGCGCAGTATGATGACGTCTGATCCGCAGCACCGGCAGGTTCTTGATGGAGCCTGTAAAATACTGAAGGTTCGTGTAAAAAAATCCGCGTAACCCTTGAATTCACACCGGCCCGCCGCGCGCGTTTCGCGGGGGACCGGGTGGATTTCCTTCTCTGACCCAGGCTTATAAATCGTCCGGGGTTTGCTGAACGATCCTTTCCAGCGCACTGCGATAGACATCCAGTTTTACAACATCCTCTTCCGTTTCCAGCAAGCGGATCACCGCCAGAATAAGGTTCTTATTCGTCACCTCAATCTGATTGCTTCTCAGGCTCGCGGAAAGCTCATGGATGAACAGTCTTTCGGCTTCAAACGTCTGTGCGCTCTGGCCGAAATATTCATTCAACTGTTCTTCTGATGTCGCGCTGTGCATAAAAGATCCTCAAAATTCATATCGTTGCCCTCTTAATATGATGAGAGGGAATGTTTAGCCCAATAAAATTAGTCACCATTGTGATTATCCGCAATGTCAGAAATGAAAATTCTTCAAATATATTTACGCGCACATAAGTTTTTTTAGGAATGAGCTTATTCCTCCGCCAGCGCCTGTTTTAAATCTGCCAGCAGATCGTTTTCATCTTCAATACCCACTGACAGGCGGATTAATTGCGGCGTAATGCCGTTAGCGAGGCGCTGTTCCAGCGGGATCGAGGCGTGGGTCATAAAGAAAGGCTGGCTCACCAGGCTTTCGACGCCGCCGAGGCTTTCCGCCAGGGTGAAAAGTGACAGTCGGCTGATGATCTGCGCGGCACGTTGTTCATCACCTTTCACCACAATTGAGATCATCCCGCCCGGTTGCGCCATCTGTCGACGGGCCAGCTGATACTGCGGATGCGATTCCAGCCACGGGAAATAGACCTGTTCCACTTGCGGCTGCTGTTCCAGCCACTGCGCCAGACGCAGGGCGTTGCTGCTGTGTCGCTCAATGCGCAGCGCCAGCGTGCGGATGCCGCGCAGGGTGAGGAAACTGCTGAAGGGATCGAGTACGCCGCCAACGGCATTTTGCAGATAGCCTAATTGTTCGGCCAGCGCAGGACGATCGCCCACTACCGCCAGTCCGGCTACCACGTCCGAGTGACCATTAAGGTACTTGGTGGCGGAGTGCACCACGATGTCGAAACCCAGCTCAAGCGGACGGTGGATCAGCGGCGACGCAAAGGTGTTATCCGCCACGCTAATCACGTTATGACGCTTGGCGATAGCGGCAATGGCTTCCAGATCGGCCAGTTTCAGCAGCGGGTTGGTCGGCGTTTCTACCCAAATCATCCGCGTTTCCGGGCGGATCACCGCCTCCAGACCCGCCAGGTCATCCGGTTTCACCCAGCTCACCTGCAAGCCGGTGCTGCGGCGACGCACGTTCTCAATCAGGCGATATGTGCCACCGTACACATCGTCGATGGCGACAATGTGGCTGTCTTTGTCCAGCAGTTCCAGTACCGTGGAAATGGCGGCAAGGCCAGAGGCAAAGGCGTAGCCGCGCGTACCGCTCTCCAGTTCAGCGATGGCGGTTTCCAGCGCGTGGCGCGTCGGATTGCCGCTGCGGGAATATTCGTAGCCGGTATGCTGGCCCGGCGCAGGCTGGGCAAAGGTGGAGGTGGCATAAATTGGCGGCATCACCGCGCCGTGCTGATCGTTAAACGCGCCGCTGTGCACGCTGAGGGTATTTAATGTTTTCATTTTTCTTCCTTATACACATCGTTGATCAGACCCTGCTCGCGCAGCCAGTCGTCGTTAAACATTTTTGAGAGATATTTGTTACCGCTGTCGCAGGCAAAGGTGACGACGCGTTTCGGCGTGGTCTGGGCGGCGCAGTAGCGCAGCGCCGCGGTCAGCAGCGTGCCGGTGGACGAGCCTGCGAGTACGCCTTCGCGCTGTAACAGCAGGCGTGCGGTGGCAAACGCTTCGGCATCGCTGACGCGGTACGCCTGTCTGACGCCGTCGATAAGCGCGAGCGGTGGGACAAAGTCTTCGCCGATGCCTTCCACCCGCCAGGAGCCTGCCTCGCCATGACGTCCGGTTTCCACCTGATCGGCAAGAATGGAGCCTTCAGGATCGGCCAGCACAAATTCGGTATGCGGCGAGTGGCGCGCAAACCAGGCTTGCAGGCCGCCGAGGGTGCCGCCGGACCCCACGCCAACGACAATGGCGTCCACACGGCCATTAAGCTGCTGGTGGATTTCAGCGGCGGTGGCGGCGTGAGCCAGCGGATTGGCCGGATTGTTAAACTGGTCGATGTAATAGGCACCAGGCATGTCCTGCGCCAGGCGCAGGGCGTAATCCTGGTAATATTCCGGATGGCCTTTGGTGACGTCGGAGCGGGTGAGCACCACCTCAGCGCCGAGCGCGCGCAGATGGAAAATCTTCTCGCGGCTCATTTTATCCGGCACAACCAGCACCACTTTGTAGCCTTTTTGCGCGGCGATCAGTGCCAGCCCCAGCCCGGTATTGCCCGCCGTGGCTTCAATAATGGTGCCGCCCGGCTTGAGTAAACCTTCCCGCTCGGCGGCCTCGATCATCGACAGCGCCACGCGATCTTTAATCGACCCGCCGGGGTTCTGATTTTCCAGTTTCAGGAACAGCTCACAGGGCCCGCGATGCAGCTTATGCAGCTGGAGCAGCGGCGTATGGCCAATCAATTCAGTGACAGAATGGGCAACAGACATGGTGTGCGATCCGTAGTTAACACGATGCCTGGATAATAGGTCTGCCTTTTTTGCCGATTAAAGAATCTTTCTCTGCAATATAGATCGAAAAGTAATATCACATGCTGTTCAGCCATCAGGAAGTAAATCCCTGTAGACATCCGGACGTGTTGATTGCTATAAAACGGCACTTTTGCCGTAAAAACAGGCAAATGCAGGGCGAACCGCCCGCGATATATGCGTTTTTCAGATAACCAATGCTGAAAATAGCCATTACGCAGACAACCCTTTTGCCGCGCTGTTTATAGCGAACGGGTATAAGCAAGGGCGATTAAGTTATTTCAAATATAATTGCGACAGATTATTATCGTCTGGACATCCATACTGCTAAACCGCCAAAACGGATAAGAACAACAACATGATCGTCCTCAGGAATATTTCAAAGATTTTTGACCACGGAAAGGTGCCCATCACCGCCGTGGATAGCGTTAACCTGACGGTGGAGCAGGGGCAGATTTACGGCATTATCGGCTACAGCGGCGCAGGAAAAAGCACGCTGATCCGCTTGCTTAACGGTCTGGAAAAACCGACTTCCGGCGATGTCACCATCAACGGACAGAATATCTCCCGCGCTGAAGGTGAAGCACTGCGCCAGGCGCGCCTGAAGATCAGCATGGTCTTCCAGCACTTTAATCTGCTGTGGTCGCGCACCGTCAGCGAAAACATTGCGTTCTCAATGCAGATCGCCGGTGTGCCAAAAGCCAGAATCAACGCTCGCGTGGCGGAGCTTATCGAGCTGGTGGGCCTGACCGGGCGCGAGAAAGCCTACCCGTCGCAGCTGAGCGGCGGCCAGAAGCAGCGCGTCGGCATTGCCCGTGCGCTGGCGAATAATCCAGATGTTCTGCTGTGCGACGAGGCGACCTCCGCGCTCGATCCGCAGACCACCGATCAGATCCTCGATCTGCTGCTGGACATTAACCGCCGCTTTAAGCTGACCATTGTGCTGATCACCCATGAAATGCATGTGGTGCGCAAGATCTGCGACCGCGTGGCGGTAATGGAAAACGGCAAAGTGGTGGAAGAGGGCGACGTGATTGATGTCTTCACTCATCCCGAGCAGCCGATCACCCGTCAATTTGTGCGTCAGGTGAGCCAGTATGCAGAAGAAGAGGCCTTTAATCCGGCGCTCGCCGCGGGGCTTGACGGCAGCATCATCAAACTGACCTTTACCGGCAATAAAACCTATCAGCCGGTCGTCAGTGAGCTGACGCTGCGCTACGGCCTGTCGTTTAATATTCTGCACGGCAAAATGACGCAAACCGCACACGGCCTGTTCGGTCAGCTGTGGGTGCACGTGGTGGCAAATCAGGAACAACTGAACAATATCCTTGCCGATCTGCAACAGAGTGATATTGAAGGCGAGGTAATTAAACATGATTGAGAATTTACTGCCCCACCTGAAATGGGACCAGCTGTGGGCGGCGACGCTCGAAACCTTATATATGACGGCGCTGTCCGGCGTGGCGACCTTTGTGCTCGGCCTGCTGCTGGGGCTGGCGCTGTTCCTGACCGCCAAAGGCGGCCTGTTCCAGAATAAGCCGTTGTACAGCGCGATTTCGGTGGTGGTGAACGTTTTCCGCTCCATCCCGTTCATTATTTTGATTGTGTTACTGATCCCCTTCACCAAGACGATTGTCGGCACCATTCTCGGCGCGGATGCGGCACTGCCGGCGCTGATTGTTGGCGCGGCACCGTTTTATGCCCGCCTGGTGGAAATGGCGCTGCGTGAAGTGGACAAAGGTGTGATTGAAGCGACGCGTTCGATGGGCGCGCGCCTCAGCACTCTCGTATTCCGGGTATTAATCCCTGAATCCTCGCCTGCGCTGGTGTCGGGTATTACCGTCACGCTGATTGCGCTGGTGAGCTATAGCGCCATGGCGGGTGTTATCGGTGCCGGTGGCTTAGGAAATCTTGCATATCTGGAAGGATTCCAGCGTAACCATAACGACGTCACGCTGGTGGCGACAGTGACCATTCTGGTAATTGTCTTCATCATTCAGTTCTGCGGCGACGTGTTGACTTCTTTATTAGATAAACGCTAAACATAACAACTACTGGAAACCAACATCATGAAAAAAACACTCACACTGATTGCCGCCGCCACCCTGAGCGCCCTGAGCTTTGCTTCCTGGGCTGACACCCTGACCGTCGGCGCGTCCAACGTGCCGCACGCGGAAATTCTGGAGCAGGCGAAGCCCATCCTTGCGAAAGAAGGTATCGATCTGGAGATCCGTCCGTTCCAGGATTACATCCTGCCGAACACCGCGCTGGCGAGCCGCGACATCGACGCCAACTATTTCCAGCACATCCCGTACCTGAACAGCGTGCTGAAAGATCATGCGGATGACAAAACCTATGATTTCGTCAGCGCTGGCGCGATCCACATTGAGCCGATTGGTATCTACTCCAAAAAATACAAATCGCTGAAAGATCTGCCGGAAGGCGGCAAAGTCATTATGCGTGACGCGGTGGCGGAAGAGGGCCGTATCCTGTCTATCTTCGAAAAAGAGGGCGTGATCAAGCTTAAGCCGGGCATCGACAAAGTGACCGCGCGCATCAGCGACATCGTGGAAAACCCGAAAAAGCTGAAGTTCCTGCCGAACGTCGAAGGCTCCCTGCTGCCGCAGATGTATAACAACGACGAAGGTGATGCGGTGGTGATCAACGCCAACTACGCCATCGACGCCGGTCTGGATCCGGTGAAAGATCCGATTGCCGTAGAAAGCGGTGAGAACAACCCGTACGCCAACATCATTACCGTGCATCGCGGCGACGAGAAGAAAAAAGACATCGTGGAACTGGTGAAAGTGCTGCATTCGAAAGAAATCCAGGACTGGATCCGCACCAAATATAAAGGCGCGGTGATCCCGGTTAACAACTGATCCTGCCCTCGCACGCGCTGGCCCTGGCTGGCGCGTGTTCCCCGCATTCCGCCCTATGAAATTCCTCTGTGATAGTAGTCACCAATCCCAAACAATTAAGTAAATAGTTAATAACAATCCTCTACTATTGCCGGGACAAGCTGAGCAGAGGTAGAGATGAAAGATGTCGTGATCGTAGGGGCCGTGCGCACGCCTATCGGCTGTTTTCAGGGCGCTTTGTCTCGTCATTCTGCGGTGGAACTCGGCAGTCTGGTGGTTAAAGCGCTTATCGAACGCAGTGGCGTGATCCCGCAGCATATAGATGAAGTGATCCTCGGACAGGTGTTAACTGCCGGTGCCGGGCAAAACCCTGCCCGCCAGACGGCGATCAAGGGCGGCCTGCCAAATTCAGTTTCCGCTATTACCATTAATGATGTCTGCGGCTCGGGGCTGAAAGCGCTGCATCTGGCGACCCAGGCGATCCAGTGCGGCGAGGCGGATATCGTCATCGCGGGCGGTCAGGAAAACATGAGCCGTGCGCCCCACGTGCTGACGGACAGCCGTACCGGCGCACCGCTTGGCAACAGCCAGCTGATTGACAGTCTGGTTCATGACGGTCTGTGGGACGCCTTCAATGATTATCATATGGGCGTGACGGCGGAGAACCTGGCGCGGGAGTACGGCATCAGCCGCCAGCGGCAGGATGACTACGCGTTACGCTCCCAGCAAAAAGCCCGCGCGGCCATCGATGCCGGTCGTTTCCGGGATGAGATTGTCCCCGTGCTGGTGGATCGTCCCGGCGGTCAGCCGCTGCGGGTGGAGTGCGACGAACAGCCGCGCACCGATGCCAGCGCCGAAGGGCTGGCAGGCCTCAGCCCGGTGTTTGAACGCAGCGGGTCGGTGACAGCGGGCAATGCCTCCTCAATTAATGACGGCGCGGCGGCGGTACTGATGATGAGCGAAAGTAAGGCGCTGGAGCTGAATTTGCCGATCATGGCGCGCATCCGGGCTTTTGCCAGCGTTGGGGTCGACCCGGCGTTAATGGGGATCGCGCCAGTGTATGCCACGCGGCGCTGCCTTGAGCGCGCGGGATGGCAGTTGCAGGACGTTGATCTGATCGAAGCTAACGAAGCGTTTGCCGCGCAGGTGTTGTCGGTCGGGCAAATTCTGGAATGGGATGAACGGCGGGTGAACGTCAACGGCGGTGCCATCGCGCTGGGCCATCCGATTGGCGCGTCCGGCTGCCGTATTCTGGTATCGCTGGTGCATGAGATGGTGAAACGCCGGGCGCATAAGGGCCTGGCGACGCTGTGCATCGGCGGCGGGCAGGGCGTGGCGCTGGCGATTGAGCGCGACTGATTATGCCATCTCGCCGGGCGGCGCTCTGCTTGCCCGGCCTACATGCTGATTTCGTCATCTCACCGGGCGTGCCACATCTTTCCCCTCACTTCCCTCAATAATCCTCATTAAGCCAAATCTCACTGTTTTGAATTTTTTGAAATTAAAAATTCTTCCTGCAAATTAAGTTTGATGCCGGGAATAACGAATAATTATAAATTTAATGGTGACCTAAAAATAAAATAACGACAGGTACTATATGCCTGCTAACTCACTATCATGCTGATAAATATAACTTTTCATTTTTTATGAAATCTTTGTTGTTACCTCGTTAATAATATATTTATGTGATCTCAGTCTTTATTTAATGTGATTATCACAAATTATTATTGATACTCATCACGTCTTTTCTCTCCGTTTTTCAGGAAGCAAATAATTACGATCCGGATCACTAAAAAATACTTTTTAAAAAAATAAAATGCAGTCTCATAAAAACGGAACGATATTTTAAATTTTTGAGGGTGTTTTCATGTTTAAAAAGTCTCTGGTCCTTGCGTCTCTTGTTGGTGCTTCTTTCGCGGCCCAGGCCGTCACCGTTGACCTGCGTCATGAATATATTGACAGCGGCAGCAACGCCGACCGTGTTGCGGTATCACACCGTTTTGATAATGGCTTTGGTTTCGGTGTGGAAGCGAAATGGAAATCCGGCGGTGATGATGCAGATAAACCCCTTACCGAAATTGTCGGTAATGGTCATGAAGAATCCATTAACTGGCGCTGGAAAGCGACAGATAATTTTGCGCTGACACCAGGCTTCAATATCGAAAGTAAAGACAGCTTCTCAATTTATAAACCGTACCTGCACGCGCAATATACCTTCGACAGTGGTCTCTACGTTGCAGGTCGTTACCGTTATGAGTACACCCGTAACCCGGACTCAAATGTGGTTGATAACAAAGTAAATAAATTCGACGCCTGGGTGGGCTGGGCGATGGGTGACTGGCGTACCGAGCTGAACTACGTTTACGCCAAAAGCACCGAAGATGTGGTGCGTGAAAACGGCAAAACCTATTCCAATGAATATAACGCCAAGCTGGCATATAAGTGGGATAAAAACTGGTCGCCGTATGTTGAATTGGGTAACGTAGGCGTGAGAAATACCGACGAGCGTCAGACCCGTTATCGTGTAGGCGTGGCTTACTCCTTCTGATATAAAACTTACCCTCATGAGAAGCCCTGGCGCAGTTAGCCGGGGTTTTCTCGTTCCTGCTATTTATGGGGAACCAGTCATGTGCCGTAAATTTATTATTGATAAAATACTGGACTTATTTTAAATAAAAAAAGGCCCTCCCGAAGGAGGGCAAGGCCAGTTACAGAAAGAAACACACTCAGTTACGCTTGCAACATGTCACGCTGCTCAGGAAGCTTCGCAATATAAAGGGCTGGTTTGCCGTCTTTATCGGAGCTAAACAGGATCGCACTGTCGTCCGGCGTAAAGGACGGGTGCGGATGGGTAACCTGACGACTGTTCTCGAAGGTTGCCCAGGAGGTATCGTGACGCGCCACGCGGAAGTACTTGCGCTGCGCCACATCAAAGACATACAGATAAGGATCGTTATCGATGGTATAGCCGCCGGTATCTTTCACATCCACCGGCGTGCCGGATCCGTCGCCGACCAGCAGTGTTCCGTCGAAGTTGCTCATCAGATGCGAACAGGCCGGCATCTGCATCACGTCTTCATTAATACCGGTGTCCGGATCGAAGCGGGAAATAGTGCGGCCCTGCTGTCCTTTCAGGTAAGAGACGTACACCAGCGCGGAACCATCCGGTACCCAGAATTCATGGGTGCAGCTTTCGCCTTCGGCGTGA
It encodes the following:
- a CDS encoding oligogalacturonate-specific porin KdgM family protein, with protein sequence MFKKSLVLASLVGASFAAQAVTVDLRHEYIDSGSNADRVAVSHRFDNGFGFGVEAKWKSGGDDADKPLTEIVGNGHEESINWRWKATDNFALTPGFNIESKDSFSIYKPYLHAQYTFDSGLYVAGRYRYEYTRNPDSNVVDNKVNKFDAWVGWAMGDWRTELNYVYAKSTEDVVRENGKTYSNEYNAKLAYKWDKNWSPYVELGNVGVRNTDERQTRYRVGVAYSF
- a CDS encoding acetyl-CoA C-acetyltransferase; the encoded protein is MKDVVIVGAVRTPIGCFQGALSRHSAVELGSLVVKALIERSGVIPQHIDEVILGQVLTAGAGQNPARQTAIKGGLPNSVSAITINDVCGSGLKALHLATQAIQCGEADIVIAGGQENMSRAPHVLTDSRTGAPLGNSQLIDSLVHDGLWDAFNDYHMGVTAENLAREYGISRQRQDDYALRSQQKARAAIDAGRFRDEIVPVLVDRPGGQPLRVECDEQPRTDASAEGLAGLSPVFERSGSVTAGNASSINDGAAAVLMMSESKALELNLPIMARIRAFASVGVDPALMGIAPVYATRRCLERAGWQLQDVDLIEANEAFAAQVLSVGQILEWDERRVNVNGGAIALGHPIGASGCRILVSLVHEMVKRRAHKGLATLCIGGGQGVALAIERD
- a CDS encoding MetQ/NlpA family ABC transporter substrate-binding protein — its product is MKKTLTLIAAATLSALSFASWADTLTVGASNVPHAEILEQAKPILAKEGIDLEIRPFQDYILPNTALASRDIDANYFQHIPYLNSVLKDHADDKTYDFVSAGAIHIEPIGIYSKKYKSLKDLPEGGKVIMRDAVAEEGRILSIFEKEGVIKLKPGIDKVTARISDIVENPKKLKFLPNVEGSLLPQMYNNDEGDAVVINANYAIDAGLDPVKDPIAVESGENNPYANIITVHRGDEKKKDIVELVKVLHSKEIQDWIRTKYKGAVIPVNN